In the Vanessa cardui chromosome 10, ilVanCard2.1, whole genome shotgun sequence genome, one interval contains:
- the LOC124533128 gene encoding uncharacterized protein LOC124533128, producing the protein MKQQQLHPGLNPVSDQLGSQKFVIQGFSAALESSRSIPVTNKISRAEMVQEYHPFRHYWTVDRCPEHPFIKVSQAAPRQWREPGVYNPEERRTDTGKQQRWRLRNTRGRHGCHNVKTTVVQAESKDGNYFPVRVLLDQGSQGSFITEAMVQQLGLKRLATKNTVVGIGGNKSVTSKSTVKVTLRSRVDPRFQVKVNAHVLKSVTSLLPVAKTTGMNWENLTLDELADPEYHTPNRIDILLGAEIYSQIIQEGIKRNLNGSLLAQDTVFGWIISGVCDIDSTSNIHSQTIVMHSYLEVDNMLKKFWELEAEPPVTKKMLTDDEIKCEKLFQDTTKRDKDGRFIVRLPFRTINPDCVHGEFKNIAEKRFRSLELKLQKNIKLKEDYTQVIKEYLNLNHMVKVTDKDKCKKTAIYLPHHAVVREDKETTKVRVVFDASCKGSNGKSLNDDLLIGPQLQAELRHTIMRWRQYKIGLVADVVKMYRQVLVSREDTPFQRILWRDSPEKELQEYELLTVTFGTACAPYLAVRSLQELAYKECQNKPGIAKIILNDFYMDDVMTGAENLEDAYEIYRELTEVLAKGGFPLQKWKSNSKEILAKIWKANGNKDEKLRIKVDDTTKILGLTWDPCGDFFRYSVELAPQEELVTKRKIISDISRLFDPLGWLAPCIIAAKILIQKLWLAGIGWDEQVPTYLIKEWTTYRKNLTALQNIKIPRWIHTCNKYKRELYGFSDASKVAYAAVVYLRVVDEVGNVNVSLVTAKTKVAPIKQVSIPRLELCGAVLLAKLMVEVAEVMEVERGQLHAFTDSEVVLAWLNHHPSRWKTFVANRVSEILQILDTHHWSHVATKKNPADLASRDSEGIIRVGGRLEMSSLSFNEKHPILIPKESCLSALLIADAHQKTLHGGPQLMITYLRSKYWIIHISAHGAVTFRACDT; encoded by the exons ATGAAGCAGCAGCAGTTACATCCAGGGTTGAATCCCGTGTCAGATCAATTGGGGTCACAGAAGTTTGTCATCCAGGGATTCTCAGCGGCGTTAGAAAGTTCGCGGAGCATTCCCgtgacaaataaaataagtagagCTGAAA TGGTACAAGAGTACCACCCGTTTCGTCACTACTGGACAGTGGATCGCTGTCCAGAGCATCCCTTCATCAAGGTGTCACAAGCGGCGCCACGGCAGTGGAGGGAACCGGGAGTCTACAACCCGGAGGAGCGACGGACGGACACAGGCAAGCAGCAGCGGTGGAGGTTGCGGAACACGAGGGGGCGCCACGGGTGCCACAACGTGAAGACAA CTGTGGTGCAAGCTGAGTCGAAAGACGGTAATTATTTCCCAGTTAGGGTCTTATTAGACCAGGGGTCGCAAGGTTCCTTTATTACTGAGGCCATGGTGCAGCAATTAGGTTTAAAAAGGCTTGCGACCAAAAATACCGTAGTTGGTATAGGTGGAAATAAAAGTGTGACTTCCAAGTCCACAGTTAAAGTTACTTTAAGATCGAGAGTTGATCCTAGATTTCAAGTTAAGGTTAATGCACATGTCTTGAAGTCAGTTACATCTCTTCTTCCAGTTGCGAAAACAACTGGGATGAATTGGGAAAACCTGACTCTGGATGAACTGGCTGACCCTGAGTATCATACACCTAATAGGATTGATATCTTATTAGGTGCGGAGATATATAGTCAAATCATTCAGGAAGGCATCAAGAGAAATCTCAACGGTTCTCTCTTGGCGCAGGATACTGTTTTCGGGTGGATAATATCCGGCGTCTGTGATATAGACAGCACGTCAAATATCCATTCTCAAACAATTGTGATGCATTCATATTTAGAAGTGGATAATATGCTGAAGAAGTTTTGGGAACTTGAAGCTGAACCACCTGTAACAAAGAAAATGCTCACAGATGATGAAATTAAATGTGAGAAATTATTTCAGGATACTACAAAACGGGATAAAGACGGTCGTTTCATCGTAAGACTGCCGTTTCGCACGATCAACCCGGACTGCGTGCATGGTGAATTCAAGAACATAGCTGAAAAAAGATTTAGAagtttagaattaaaattacaaaagaacATTAAGTTAAAAGAGGATTATACACAAGTTATAAAGGAGTATTTAAACTTAAATCATATGGTAAAAGTTACAGATAAGGATAAATGTAAGAAAACAGCTATTTACTTACCACACCATGCAGTAGTCAGGGAGGATAAGGAAACTACTAAAGTCCGAGTAGTGTTTGATGCCTCCTGTAAGGGAAGCAATGGAAAGTCCTTAAATGATGATCTGTTGATTGGGCCGCAACTGCAAGCTGAACTACGTCATACAATTATGCGCTGGAGACAATATAAAATAGGTTTGGTGGCAGATGTGGTAAAAATGTACCGCCAAGTGCTTGTAAGTCGAGAAGATACTCCATTTCAGAGGATTCTTTGGAGAGACAGTCCTGAAAAGGAGCTTCAAGAGTATGAATTACTTACCGTCACCTTTGGCACCGCGTGTGCTCCATATTTAGCTGTGCGGTCTCTGCAAGAGTTAGCTTATAAGGAATGTCAGAATAAGCCAGGAATCgcgaaaattattttgaatgatttttaCATGGATGATGTGATGACCGGTGCGGAAAATCTAGAAGATGCTTATGAAATATATAGAGAATTAACTGAAGTGTTAGCAAAAGGAGGGTTTCCGTTGCAAAAATGGAAAAGTAATTCCAAGGAAATATTAGCGAAAATCTGGAAGGCAAACGGTAATAAGGATGAGAAATTAAGGATTAAGGTAGATGACACAACTAAGATTTTAGGACTTACCTGGGATCCGTGTGGTGACTTCTTCCGGTACTCTGTAGAACTTGCGCCGCAAGAAGAACTTGTaacaaaaaggaaaattatatCTGATATATCTCGATTATTTGACCCACTTGGGTGGTTAGCTCCTTGCATCATAGCAGCAAAAATACTCATACAAAAGCTTTGGTTAGCTGGTATTGGATGGGATGAGCAAGTtcctacttatttaataaaagaatggACTACTTACCGTAAAAATTTAACTGCATTACAGAATATCAAGATTCCGCGCTGGATACacacttgtaataaatataagcgCGAGTTATACGGATTTTCTGACGCCTCAAAAGTGGCTTATGCGGCTGTCGTGTATCTGCGAGTGGTAGATGAAGTGGGAAATGTTAACGTTTCGTTGGTCACAGCTAAAACAAAGGTAGCTCCCATTAAGCAGGTGTCTATCCCTAGACTTGAGCTTTGCGGGGCCGTACTTTTAGCTAAGTTGATGGTTGAGGTAGCTGAAGTTATGGAGGTTGAAAGAGGTCAGTTACATGCATTCACTGACAGTGAGGTAGTTTTAGCCTGGCTTAACCATCACccaagccggtggaagaccTTCGTGGCTAACCGAGTCTCTGAAATCTTACAGATTTTGGATACACATCACTGGTCCCATGTAGCCACTAAGAAAAACCCGGCGGATTTGGCATCACGAG attcggAAGGTATAATTAGAGTGGGTGGTCGGCTGGAAATGTCATCGCTGTCCTTTAACGAGAAACATCCGATTCTCATACCTAAAGAATCTTGCTTAAGTGCACTCTTAATTGCTGATGCTCACCAAAAGACACTGCATGGAGGCCCGCAACTCATGATTACCTACTTGAGATCGAAGTATTGGATT ATCCACATCTCAGCTCATGGGGCAGTTACCTTCCGCGCGTGTGACACCTAA